The Methylotenera sp. G11 genome includes a window with the following:
- a CDS encoding AsmA family protein produces MIVIPFFISVRSYLDQAQHIASEKIGAPVTITSGRLLLLPTPRIVAEEISVGEQQELRVGEISIIPSLGSLFSETKTIEIRITKPVIKKAALDIISALPENHADANAGPDAVNVKRITIDQLQLSWPDIKLPAFNMDVHLTGANSLESLKLEAVDGVLSADVTPKDAGYSILVNAANWTLPAGVPLLVNQAALELYLKDSQLDIPRIDLALYNGKLTGNAKLSWVKGWHASGKLQVNGLSVKEPSSLISRSVYLSGHLSGDGSFSGVAKDASGLRDNLNAHFRFNVKEGVLNGLDLVKLASLLTKQSNGGQTQFDELSGVLDAKGKQYTLHDIKIRSGLLAASGQVKVKTNQELDGVVEVELKKGVSLAAIPLQVSGTVDKPTVFPTKAAMAGAVAGTAILGPGVGTSLGVKAGGAVDKIKGLFQSD; encoded by the coding sequence TTGATTGTTATACCTTTTTTCATTTCCGTGCGGTCCTACCTGGATCAGGCGCAGCACATCGCCAGCGAAAAGATAGGCGCACCTGTCACCATAACTTCAGGGAGGCTGCTGTTGCTGCCCACGCCGCGCATCGTAGCCGAGGAGATATCTGTAGGCGAACAGCAGGAACTGAGGGTGGGTGAGATTTCCATCATTCCGTCTCTGGGATCCTTATTTTCTGAAACTAAAACCATAGAGATCAGAATCACCAAGCCGGTCATTAAAAAAGCGGCTTTGGACATCATTTCAGCACTGCCTGAAAATCATGCCGATGCCAATGCCGGGCCTGATGCTGTCAATGTTAAACGGATAACAATAGATCAATTGCAGCTCAGCTGGCCGGACATCAAGCTGCCGGCTTTTAATATGGATGTGCACCTGACTGGCGCCAACAGTCTTGAGTCCTTAAAGCTGGAAGCGGTAGACGGTGTTTTAAGCGCTGACGTAACCCCCAAAGATGCAGGGTACTCAATACTGGTTAATGCCGCAAACTGGACGCTGCCGGCAGGGGTGCCGCTGCTGGTTAATCAAGCAGCGCTTGAGTTGTACCTGAAAGACAGCCAGCTTGATATTCCCAGGATCGACCTTGCGCTCTACAACGGAAAGTTAACCGGTAACGCGAAACTGTCATGGGTGAAAGGCTGGCATGCGTCAGGCAAGCTGCAAGTGAATGGCCTGTCTGTGAAAGAACCCAGCAGCCTCATTAGCAGATCGGTTTATTTAAGCGGTCACTTATCAGGCGACGGTAGTTTCTCCGGCGTGGCAAAAGACGCTTCTGGATTGCGGGATAATCTCAATGCCCATTTCAGGTTCAATGTGAAAGAAGGGGTGCTGAATGGCCTGGACCTGGTGAAACTGGCCAGTTTGCTTACCAAGCAGAGCAATGGTGGTCAAACGCAGTTTGATGAACTCTCGGGGGTTCTGGATGCAAAGGGCAAGCAGTATACCTTGCACGACATTAAAATACGCTCAGGCTTGCTGGCGGCTTCTGGCCAGGTAAAAGTCAAAACGAATCAGGAGCTTGATGGTGTCGTGGAAGTTGAGCTGAAAAAAGGCGTTAGCCTGGCAGCCATCCCCTTGCAGGTTTCCGGCACGGTTGACAAGCCGACGGTGTTTCCTACAAAAGCTGCAATGGCAGGCGCTGTTGCGGGTACTGCAATCCTGGGGCCTGGCGTGGGAACGAGTCTGGGAGTTAAGGCGGGCGGGGCGGTAGATAAAATAAAAGGCCTGTTTCAAAGCGATTGA
- a CDS encoding cytochrome b, translating into MSWKNTNLRYGTLSIALHWLMFLLMVAVYATIELRELFPKGSDPRETMKALHFMLGLSVLLLVALRIYARVTSPTPIITPELTPAQHLVAKIGHLALYGLMIAMPVLGWLILSAAAKPIPFFGLELPALIGENKALAKSLKEIHETIGVLGYYLVAAHVLAALYHHHIKKDNTLTRILPLKK; encoded by the coding sequence ATGTCCTGGAAAAACACAAATCTACGTTACGGCACCCTATCTATAGCGCTGCATTGGCTAATGTTCCTGTTAATGGTTGCTGTTTATGCAACCATCGAACTGCGTGAACTTTTTCCCAAGGGCAGCGACCCGCGCGAAACCATGAAAGCCCTGCATTTCATGCTGGGCTTGAGTGTGCTGCTGCTGGTTGCATTACGTATATACGCAAGGGTTACTTCCCCCACCCCCATCATTACTCCGGAGCTGACACCGGCACAGCACCTGGTAGCCAAAATCGGGCACCTTGCGCTTTATGGCCTGATGATCGCGATGCCGGTACTTGGCTGGCTGATATTGAGCGCCGCTGCAAAACCGATTCCGTTTTTTGGCCTTGAGCTGCCTGCCCTGATCGGTGAAAACAAAGCGCTTGCAAAATCCCTGAAAGAAATTCACGAAACGATCGGCGTTTTAGGCTATTACCTCGTAGCGGCACATGTGCTGGCGGCTCTGTATCACCATCACATCAAAAAAGATAATACCCTGACGAGAATATTGCCCCTTAAAAAATAA